The following proteins are encoded in a genomic region of Neomonachus schauinslandi chromosome 7, ASM220157v2, whole genome shotgun sequence:
- the LOC110579989 gene encoding LOW QUALITY PROTEIN: olfactory receptor 6F1 (The sequence of the model RefSeq protein was modified relative to this genomic sequence to represent the inferred CDS: inserted 1 base in 1 codon), producing MGTDNATLSQDFLLLGFPGXQVFQLSLFMLFLVMYILTVSGNMAILMLVSTSHQLHTPMYFFLSNLSFLEIWYTTAVVPKALAILLGRSQTISFTGCLLQMYLVFSLGCTEYFLLAAMAYDRYLAICYPLHYGAIMSSLLSAQLALGSWLCGFLAIAVPTALINTLSFCGPHTINHFFCDIAPWITLACTSTQAVELVAFVIAFVVILSSCLITLVSYIYIISTILRIPSASGRSKAFSTCSSHLTVVLIWYGSTIFLHIRLSIKEALDLTKAVHVLNTVVTPVLNPFIYTLRNKEVRETLLKKWKGK from the exons ATGGGCACAGACAATGCAACTCTCTCCCAGGattttctcctgctgggctttCCGG CCCAGGTCTTTCAGCTCTCTCTCTTTATGCTTTTTCTGGTGATGTACATTCTCACAGTGAGTGGTAACATGGCTATCTTGATGTTGGTGAGTACATCCCACCAGCTACATACACCTATGTACTTCTTTTTGAGCAACCTCTCTTTCTTGGAGATTTGGTATACCACAGCTGTGGTCCCCAAAGCCCTGGCCATCCTTCTGGGGAGAAGCCAAACCATATCATTTACTGGCTGCCTTTTGCAGATGTACCTTGTTTTCTCACTGGGCTGCACAGAGTACTTCCTCCTGGCAGCCATGGCTTATGACCGCTATCTGGCCATCTGCTATCCTCTACACTATGGGGCCATCATGAGCAGCCTGCTCTCAGCACAGCTAGCCCTGGGATCCTGGCTGTGCGGTTTTCTGGCCATTGCAGTGCCCACAGCCCTCATCAACACCCTGTCCTTCTGTGGTCCCCACACAATCAACCACTTCTTCTGTGACATTGCACCCTGGATCACCCTGGCTTGCACCAGCACACAGGCAGTGGAACTCGTGGCCTTTGTGATTGCTTTTGTGGTCATCCTGAGTTCATGCCTCATCACCCTGGTCTCCTACATCTACATCATCAGCACCATTCTCAGGATCCCTTCAGCCAGTGGCAGGAGCAAAGCCTTCTCCACATGTTCTTCACATCTCACTGTGGTGCTCATCTGGTATGGGTCCACGATCTTTCTTCATATCCGCCTTTCCATCAAAGAGGCCTTGGATCTTACAAAAGCTGTGCATGTCCTGAACACTGTGGTGACTCCAGTTCTAAACCCATTCATCTATACTCTCCGTAACAAGGAAGTAAGAGAAACACTGCTGAAGAAGTGGAAGGGAAAATAA